Proteins from a single region of Xenopus laevis strain J_2021 chromosome 9_10S, Xenopus_laevis_v10.1, whole genome shotgun sequence:
- the LOC108702295 gene encoding solute carrier family 40 member 1, protein MDFSEGETPSEGCIGSIMKHLTSTTFFLYLSHALSTWGDRMWHFAVSVFLIELYGHSLLLTAVYGLVVSGSVLLLGAVIGDWVDNNKRLKAARTSLLVQNVSVIFCGIILMMVFRYKVQLATQHNWALTVCYILVIIIASIANIGSTATGIIIERDWIVVVAGGDKCTLAGMNATIRRIDQVTNILAPMAVGQIMTFASLETGCGFVSGWNLMSVCAEYVLLRKVYDMTPELASKTPRHGEDLEMKQFNVQEYESVKSMPEDEKPVESNSTIMEEVPDISYPEKTNRTSCASKFARPFKTFQNGWILYYKQPFFLAGLALSFLYMTVLGFDSITVGYAYTKGLSSSVLSILIGVSAIVGILGTLAFTWFQKRCGLIQTGGISGIGQLFSLTLCVVSVFMPGGSFDLLSTSYTNVSNNEMIEESSISTYVPYVRLEANLTENSSNASSVLNTGPAFNSRKEDFSSVILLFTGVIAARAGLWSFDLTVTQLIQENAKESERGIINGVQDSMNCLLDMLHFVMVIIAPNPESFGLLVLISVSFVAMGHIMYYCYAYKTLGKHLYNLC, encoded by the exons ATGGATTTCTCAGAAGGTGAAACACCCAGTGAAGGATGCATTG GATCTATCATGAAGCATCTGACATCCACAACGTTTTTTCTTTATCTCAGTCATGCTCTTTCCACCTGg GGAGACCGGATGTGGCATTTTGCGGTATCAGTCTTTTTGATTGAACTTTATGGTCACAGCTTGTTGCTGACTGCAGTCTATGGGTTGGTGGTTTCTGGCTCTGTCCTTCTACTGGGAGCTGTCATTGGAGACTGGGTGGACAATAATAAAAGACTAAAAG CGGCCAGGACATCATTGCTTGTACAGAATGTCTCTGTCATATTCTGTGGGATCATCCTGATGATGGTTTTTAGATACAAGGTTCAATTAGCAACACAACACAACTGGGCCTTG ACAGTTTGCTACATCTTGGTGATCATTATTGCAAGCATTGCAAACATTGGAAGTACTGCTACTGGCATCATCATTGAAAGAGACTGGATAGTTGTGGTAGCAGGTGGTGATAAGTGCACCCTAGCAG GTATGAATGCTACTATTCGAAGAATAGATCAAGTCACCAATATTTTGGCACCTATGGCAGTTGGACAGATAATGACCTTTGCCTCACTCGAAACTGGCTGTGGTTTTGTGTCTGGTTGGAATCTGATGTCAGTCTGTGCTGAATACGTCCTGTTAAGGAAAGTGTATGACATGACTCCGGAGTTAGCCAGCAAGACACCCCGGCATGGAGAGGACTTGGAAATGAAACAATTCAATGTACAGGAATATGAGa GTGTTAAATCAATGCCAGAGGATGAAAAACCAGTTGAATCTAACAGTACTATAATGGAGGAAGTTCCAGATATATCATATCctgaaaaaacaaacagaacCAGTTGTGCTTCCAAATTTGCTAGACCTTTTAAGACTTTTCAAAATGGATGGATTCTATATTACAAACAACCATTTTTTCTTGCTGGCCTGGCTCTTTCATTTCTTTATATGACTGTTTTGGGATTTGACTCAATTACTGTTGGCTACGCCTACACAAAAGGTCTGAGCAGCTCTGTGCTTAGTATTCTCATTGGAGTATCAGCCATTGTAGGCATACTTGGAACGTTGGCATTCACGTGGTTCCAGAAGAGATGTGGTTTAATCCAGACAGGTGGTATCTCTGGGATTGGACAACTCTTTAGCTTAACATTATGTGTAGTATCTGTTTTTATGCCTGGAGGTTCATTTGATCTGTTAAGTACTTCATATACAAATGTAAGCAACAATGAAATGATTGAAGAATCTTCCATTTCTACATATGTACCATATGTACGGCTGGAAGCAAATTTAACAGAAAACTCTTCCAATGCATCTTCAGTATTAAATACAGGCCCAGCATTTAATTCCAGAAAAGAAGATTTCTCCTCAGTAATCCTGCTGTTCACTGGTGTCATTGCTGCAAGAGCTG GTCTCTGGTCTTTTGATTTAACAGTCACCCAATTGATTCAAGAGAATGCAAAGGAGTCAGAGAGAGGCATTATAAATGGTGTTCAGGATTCTATGAACTGCCTTCTGGACATGCTCCATTTTGTAATGGTAATCATCGCTCCAAATCCAGAATCATTTGGTCTGCTTGTGCTAATCTCAGTCTCATTTGTTGCTATGGGACATATTATGTATTACTGCTATGCATACAAAACACTTGGGAAACATCTGTATAATTTATgctaa